A window of Candidatus Bathyarchaeia archaeon genomic DNA:
CGGCAAACTAGAAGGTTTAGGGACTACCTGCTAGATAGAAGGCATGTTTCATGGCTCTATCAGTCGCGTTTGGCTGCTGAGAGGGAGATTGAAGCCCTGAGGCTTGTTTACCCATGCGGCGTATCTGTCCCAAAGCCGATTGGGCATAATAGGCATGTTGTCGTCATGGGTATGATAGAGGGCGAATGCCTATTCAGGCTTAAGGATATACCTAACCCCGAAGCCGTTTTAGATGAAATCCTAGAGAACGTGAGGTTAGCTTACCTTAAATCAGGGGTTATACATGGAGACCTAAGCGAGTTCAACGTGATCTTAACCCCGCTAAACCGCGTGCTGATAATTGATTGGCCCCAATTCGTCAGGGCGAGCCACCCGAACGCCGAGGTCCTACTGAAAAGAGACGTCTGGAACATTATTAAATTTTTTAGGAGAAAATTCGGTGTGATTAAAGGGCTGCAGGAAGCCCTAGACTACGTGAAGACCCTTTGAACCCACCTTCTGTCTTCCCGGTCGGCTTAAACGTTTAAGTATAATTTATGTTTAAGGTATTAATTAGTATGCCAGTCTCTGAAAGGAAGCTTATTGTTGGGGTTGACCCGGGGTTAAATTGCGGGCTAGCTATTCTATCGCTTAACGGTGAGCCGATCCTAATAGAGAGCCATAGAGGCTGGTCCATGTCTAAAATAATTGAGAGGATAATAGGTTTCGGCGAGCCCACAATTATTTCGAGCGATGTTTCCCCGGCCCCAAGCCTTCTTGAGAATCTCGCTAGAAAGCTTAACGCCGTGTTGTTTGAGCCCGCGTTTTCAATGAGCATCGAGGAGAAGCATCGGTTAACGCGGCTTTACGCTGAGCGATATAATGTTAAGGCGGAGAACGCCCATGAGGTTGACGCTTTAGCCGCAGCGATAAAGGCTTATCAGCATTATAAGAGCAAGTTTGATCAGGTTGACGCTAAGCTGAAGGATGCTGGCGGAGAAGTCTCCCCGAACGATGTTAAGGATCTTGTCGCTAGAGGCTACAGCATTTCTAGGGCGATAAAGTTTCTTAGGGAGCGAAGGGTTGAGAAGAGCCCTGTGATCGGAGCCGCCTTAACAAGCGAGGAGAAGATGAAGGAGATCATAGAGAACCTCACGCAGAGGCTTATGCTGGAGAGGGAGAGGAATAGGATTCTGAGGGAGGCGAACAGGGAGCTTCAGCTTAAAGTGAAGGCTTTAGAGGCTGAGATCGAGAGCTTAAGGGAGGCTTTAGAGAAAACTCGTAGCGAGCAGATTCTCCAGATAAGGCGGGAGCGCGAGTTCAGGAAGCTCCATGAGGAGATAAGGGTTCTCAGGGATAAGGTTTCAGAGCAGGAAGCCCAGATAGAAGCGTATAGGCAGATGCTTAGTAGGCTACAATCTTTAAGCGGCTCAGAATCTAGGGAGGGGCTAATCCTGCTAAAGCCGATTGAATCGTTCACTAGAGAGGGACTTGATAAAGCCTTCAAGATATATAATGTCAGGGCGGGAGACGTGGTCTTCATAATGGATCCGAGCGGTGGGGGTTCATCAACCGCTGAAAACCTAGCTAAGAGGGGGGTTAAAGCGGTCATTATTAACGGGGCCATGTCTCATCAGGCTCTAGAGATCTTTGAGAAACATTATATACCGGTAATCCCAGCCGGCGAGCTAAACGTTAAGTGGATTGACGGTTTACCCTACGCTGACCCCAAGGATGTAAAGCGCGTAATTAAGGATGGAAGAACGCTGAGCTCCGTGAACAGCGTTGAATCATTAAAGGAGATTGTAAGGGACTATTTGAGGGAGATCATGGATCAGGAAGCCTAGGCAAAACATTATTATCTTGTTCGGCTCAGTAGATTTATCTTGGGTGCCGGAGAATGGTTCAGGAGTTTATCGAGGTTGAGGATGCCGGAACTTTCAGGCTTGTCGCCGAGCAAGCACCGTTCGTGATACGTAGGGATCCATATTTATTTGCACAGTACTTTTCATCAATGATCTTCATAAATGTCGCTAAGCTGGAGGATAGGGAGGTTAAAAGGCTATTTGACATGTTACGCGGTAAGACGATCGTCGTGAAGAGCCTCGTTAAAGCCTCTTCAATATCAGATTTTCTTGAGAAGGCTGAGGGGGTAAGAAAGCAAACATAGCGCTCTGCGGGATCTAGGGGAAACATCCCTCCCTTAAAAGTCTCTCGAGATCTCTAAAGTTTCTGACGATTACGTCAGAGTGCTCTATTATCCATGGGCTTGGATTTTTAAGCCTGCAGACAACAATGGTCTTCTTACCTTTAAGCTTGGCGTAAAACAGCTCCATGCATGTTCCAGCGGAGAGCCTAGGCATATAGGCGACTAAGACATCGCATCTATCAATATCTTCAAGATCCCTTTTAATGAAGTCCCTTGGAAGAGCCTGACCAGCCCGATAAACTATTTTTTCGCGGAGCCACGGGTCTATAACCTCGTAGCCATGCTTCGCTAGAATGCTTCTTATCCTATCCCTATAGTTCTGCCTGCCCTCCATCCCCTGAATGGGCCCCGAAATAAAAGCTACTTTAGCCATTCTTCGCCCGCGCCCTCTTCAATTATATTAACGTTAATTTTAAATTAAGAGAGCCCGTAGATATTCGTTTAAGGTGAAGGAGTATGGTTAATGTTGAAGGATACGAGGTTCTTGAGGGGCTCTACTATTCTAGAGAGTGGATGTGGGTTAAGATTGAGGATCGTAGGGCTAGGATAGGCGTAACCGACTATGCGCAGAAGCAGATGCGTGAAATAGTATTCGCTGAGCTACCGGGCGTCGGGGCAGACGTTAGGCGCGGGGAACCCTTCGGGACAATTGAATCCGTTAAAGCCGTCTCCGACCTAGTCTCCCCATTAAGCGGAAGAGTTGTCGAAGTGAACGATAGGGTGAGCGAGAGGCCGGAGCTAATCAATGAAGACCCATACGGCGAAGGCTGGCTTATAATTATTGAGCCAGCAAACCTTGAAGAAGACCTTAAGGCGCTAATGACCTTTGAGCAGGCTGTTGAATGGTATAGGGAAATCGCCAAGAAGAGTTGAAGGCAAGATGGCTAGGAAAATAATTATTATCGGGGCTCACGCAGCCGGCTGCGACGCCGCTGCAGCCGCGAGGCTTACCGATAGAGAGGCTGAGATAATTCTGCTTACAAATGAGCGCTACGCCGGATACTCTCGATGCGGGCTGCCCTTCGTCATAGGCGGACACATAAGGAGCTTCCAGGACCTAATTGTTTTCCCGCAATCCTACTTTAAGATGAATAGGTTGGACCTGAGGCTTGAATCAAACGTCACAAACATCGACGTTAACGCTAAAACCGTTGAAGTCCAATATAAGGATGGTAGCATAGAAAAACTCCAATACGACAGCCTTATAATCGCTACTGGCGCGAGGCCCGCTATGCCGCCTATTAAGGGCAGGGAGAAGCAGGGCGTCTACGTGCTGAGAACAATCGACGACGGAGAAAGGATTGATCAGGCGGTTAAGGAGGCTAAGTCGGCGGTCGTTATCGGGGCGGGCTTAATTGGCCTAGAGCTAGGCGTCGCGTTCGTTGAGCGGGGTTTAAAGACAACTGTCGTGGAGCTTCTGCCCCAGATTCTCCCAGCGATGCTTGACAAGGACGTAGCCGACTTCGTTCAGAGGGAGCTGGAGAAGAATAATTTGAGGATAGTTACTGGGAAGTCCGTTGAAGAAATATTAGGCGGCGAGAAGGTTACCGGCGTAGCTGTAGCCGGCGAACAGATTCAAGCCGACATAGTGGTTGTGGCGACCGGCGTTAGAGGAAACGTTGAGTTAGCCCAGAAAGCCGGCATAGAGCTCGGAGAAACAAAGCTGATTAAAGTTAACATGCGCATGGAGACTAATGTTAAAGACGTTTACGCATGCGGGGACTGCGTTGAATCAATAAACCTCATCACTAAACGCCCAACAGTATGCCAGCTGGGGACAACAGCCGTCCGCCAAGCGAGGGTCGCTGGGATAAACGCCGCTGGCGGATACGCCATATTTCCAGGCGTCTTGGGGGCAGCCGTCACAAAACTATTTGATTTAGAGATAGGCGCCGTGGGTTTAACGGAGGCCTTCGCTAAGAGGGCCGGTATAGAGACTGTTTCCATGACGCTTAGCGGTAAGACTAGGGCATCGTATTATCCGGGCGCCATGCCGCTGAGGATAAAGCTCATCGCCGACAAGGAGACCGAGAAGATTGTTGGAGCCCAGATAGTCGGCGGGGAAGGCGTGGCTCAGAGGATAAACGCCTTATCCTTCGCAATACTTAAAGAGATGAGCGTTAAAGAGCTTGCGAAGGCTGAGACATGCTATGCGCCGCCCCTCTCTGAAACATGGGATCCCATGATATTGACGGCTCAAGCGCTTCTCCGAAGAATTAAGTAGTTTTCTACTCCCCTCACTTTTTTCTAATCGCCCTAAACATATTTTTCAGAAGAAGTCTGAGAGAGACCTCTGCCTAGCGCCCTCGACACCTCTCTTCTTCGGCTCTTCTCTATCCGCCTTATCTGATTCAGCGTCGCCTTCAGCTTCCCTCGCTACACCTAAACCCTTCTCGGGGAAAATTATTATCTGCCCATAAACGCCGTCATACCCCGGGATAACTTTAACCCTCCCCTCCCTAACCCTCACTACGGCTTCAGCTATTAGCGGGTTCGCTGCCCTCGCTATCTCATCGAAGCCAGCGTCCATTAGAACAGCGTACTCGTTGCCGAACCTAGATATTAAAGCATTATATATGCTCCAAACCCTCTGGGAGCTTGGGGAGTTTGCGCCTATAACCGCCGATATAACCTCCGATAATGGAAGGAGATGCATGTATCCGGGTGAGTTGGGGGGCCTAAAGCCATACGGCCTATCGGCCAGCTCCTCCACGCGTTGCTCAACCCCCTTCGTAAGCCTCTTATGGCATACCGGACACTTATTCCCAGCTTTTATCGCTTCTTCAGGTGGAAGGGAGACGCCGCAGGCCCTGTGCCCGCTCCAATGGTATTTACCGTACGCGGGGTCGGTTTCGATCGTAAGCTTAAGGATGTTAGCGTCCTTCCTCCTTATGGAGTCTACTATGTCTAGGTATGTTAAGCGTTTAACATCGAAGAGGTTTGCTTCACGGCCGATCCTCCAAGGCCAGCTGGAGTGCGAGTCGCTGTTCGATAGAAGCGTGAACCTGTCTAGGGCGCTTAGGCGCCAGTTCATCGGCGGATTGGACGATAGGCCGGTCTCTAGGGCATATATGTGCTTCACCATGTCTTGGTAGCAGTCCTCCATCCTATCGAATCCGCTGAACGCCCCGAAGACGCTGAACCATGGCGTCCAAGCGTGCGCTGGAAAGACTATGTTGTCGCCTGAGACCTCGATGACCTCCTCGACGAGCTGGGCTGCAGACATGTTTAAAGTTGGTCTGCCGTCGGCTTCTAGGTCGCCGTACTTGGATAAGCGGTCGTTTATCTGCTCGGCGACCTCTATGCTCGGCGTTAAAATTACGTGGTGAACCTTTTTGCTCTCGCCGTTGAAGGAGAAGACCGTTGAAACCTCCCCTGTGATCATGAACCATACTTGGGCTCCCGGCATGCTTACGGGCTCGTAGAGACCTATCCCATAAGCGTCCTCCAGGTTCTCTTTAAGCTCGCGGAGCCATTTCGGATGCGTGAAGTCTCCTGTTCCAACGAGCGTTAAGCCCTTAATCTGAGAGAAGCGAACTATCTTAGGAATATTCATGTTTGTGCTTGTGGCTCGACTATACCTGCTATGTATATGTAGGTCAGCTATAACCCTCATGCTTGTCGGCAACCAGATATTATTCAATTAAATATGCATATAACTTCCTTAAGAACATTTTAGGCGCATAAGCGGCTGAAAACCGGGTGTAAGAGCCCGCCTTATACGGCGATATTATTCTGGAAATGCTCTGAATAATAGATCATCTAATATACTTTGGAACCCATCCTTTTATTTGGAGGGTTTAAGGGGCGCGGGGCGCAGCCTAGGAAATGTTTGAAGAGTGGATTGAGAAAAACATGGCTAAGATAAGCCTCTATTTTAGGAGCGGATCCGGCAGCTTAAAGTTTAGGTGTCCGCTATGCGGTAAGCCTTTACGTAAGCGTAGCCTCGCCGGAAAGTTCGAGTGTAGGAACCCTAAATGCAAGCTTATATACGTTGAGCTTAGAGAGGGCGAAGTTAGGTTTCACGTGGAGCCAATAATGAACATAAAATATGATATCAGCCGCCTCATCCGGGTTGAAATATAGGTTGCAGGGGGCCTTTCGCACTTCCGCAGTTCAGCATCCGGCTGTTTAAGCGGCTACTATAAGGGCTGAGGTTGCGAGCACCAGTATGGCGGCTGAGACGAATGGTGCGGTCGGCCCGAAAGCCTCGTAAATCACCATGAAGAATATTGGTCCGGTGAGTCCTCCGGCGTCCATGAATGTTCGGTATACTCCCATGGCGCTTCCCCTGAGGGATTGCGGAGCTAGGTCGGATAGGAGAACCATTAGGGATGTTAGAACCATGCCGCGCCCGAAACCCTCCACGAAAGATATTGTGGAGATTATGAGGCTTGAAGCTGGCGCATTTGTGTAGGTGTAGAGGCTTAGGGCTTCTATCAGCATTCCGGCGGCGATTACCGGTTTTCTCCCTATCCTGTCTGAGAGCCTGCCCGATATGGCTGTGGAGGCTATTATGCCGAGCGTTCTCATGCTGGTGATTACGCCTATAATCTCGACAGGCACGTTTAGGTGGAGGTTTAGGAAGAGCGGGAAAACGGTGCCTGCTATGCCTGTCCAGACAAACATTCTTGAGAAGGAGCCTATGTAGACTGATGTGAGCCCCATGTTCCTTAATCCGGGGAGAACTTTTCTGATGGATAGCAGTTTTCCTCTGCTTTCAAATCTTTTTGCGCCCACCTGCCGTAAGCCCTCGGAGAGGTAGGCTATGGTGAACGATGCGGCGCCCAGTATGGCGGATACTGCGAAAACTTGCCTGTAACCCGTTATGCTCGCCATGAAGCTGCCTATCGGGGCTCCAATGAAGCTGCCTATGAACTCTATTGATTGGAAGGTTCCTAGGGCGGTGCCCCTGCCCGAGTGGAATATGTCGAATATTATGGCTGAGCTGCTCATGAAGAATAGGCCTGTCCCTAAGCCCCATAGGGTTCTCCCAGCTATTAAAATATATATGTTGTTGGCTAGTGAGCAGAGCGCTGCCCCGATAGTGGATGCGGCTAAACCCAGTATTAGGAGGATGCGCCTGCCCACAATGTCGGATAAAACTCCCGACGGGATCTCTAGGAAAACCCGGAAGAAGAACCATACGGAGGATACTAGGCCAACCATGACGCCTGAAGGGTCTAGTTCGTAGGCGAATATGGGGAGGAAAGCCGAAACAAGGCTCATGTTTATCATGAGCATGAAGGAGGCGGCTAAAATCTCAAAGTATGCTCTTGGGTAGTTTTTCAGGAACCCCATTACAGTCATCGGGCCGCCGAGTTATTAACGAAACTAGTGTTTTTGCATCAACTTGCTTTTATATGTTACCTGAATCTCGCGTTAGCCTATCGGGCCCTTAAGCCGGGTTTCTAGGCCTAATGGGCTTAAGACGGTGGATAAAAAAGGGTTGTTGATGGTTTTTCGGTTTTCTAGGTTTCAGCGGCCTTTGAAGGGGCCGGCGGCCTAGTTCTGTACATCTGTATTCCCTGCGCGGCTATCTTTGAGGCGATGTAGCCGAGCACGAGTATTAGCAGTATTGGGATAATGTAGGCGACTACGCGTGTGATTATTATTGCTAGGCCGCTCATAAGTTCCCCCGCTCCTTGACCGTTGATCCTAGGCGCCGGGATCAGCTCCGCGAACGCCGCCAGCCTTTCCGGGTAGAGCAGTAGGATTAGGCCGCTGTAAAATGTGAAGGCGAGTAAAGCTACCCCGACGAAGAACACTATTATGCCGGATATGGATCCAACCTTGCTAAGTGAGTCAGAATTGCTCAATTTAAGCTATCACCCTAATTCTTTTCTGAACAGTTCTTAATTGAAGTTAAAGTGGAGCCGTATCTTATAAGACTTATCGCCGCTATCTATTTTATAATTGTTTCCCACCTACTCCCGCATCCCTCATATATTTCCTTAACCTTCGCAATGTGTTCTCTTAGGGCGTCTAGGATGAAGGCTTCGAGGGAATAGTGCCGCTTCGACTTGAGCTTCATCGTCCACTCTATATCTCTAACCAGATAGTCGGGTATCCCGATCTCAACAAAGTTCTCTTTTAGCCATCTTCTCACGGCTGCTTTTACGGTGACGTAGCGGCCTCCGGGTAGGCCTACAATCTTACCCTCGTCTTCGAGCTGCTGGAGGGCTTCGTAGACCCGATATATGTCGATTAGCTGGATTTGCGGCATTTTAGCGCAGACAAAAGTATATCTTTTCTGGCAGAGACCCGATTCTTCAACGCTTTAGTCTCCGTTCAATGGAAAAAGCTTCTCCCAGTCTATCTTAAACATGGCGACGATTATCAGCGCTAGAAGAACAGTTGTCACCAGCATCGTTAATAGAATGTTTTCCCCTCCGCCGAAAACCATCTCTATGAAGGTTATTGAGAGGCGGCCGCCTAAAGCCAATATAAAGCTCATTAATATTTTTCCGGCTAAGCATGGTATAAGAGCCTTAACGAAGCTATAACGCATTATCCCTAGAGGTATAAAGAGCAGGTCGTCTGGAAGCGGTGTGAGGGAAAAGGCGAAGATCGCTAAGGGACCATATCGATTAAAAACCTTCAGCATATACTCCATCTTCCTCTTCCTCTCATCACTTATGACTGCTCTGCCGAGGTAACCCATAACGTAGCCTGAGAACTCACCTAAGGCCGCTCCAATCCCGGCGGAAAAAGCCAATAGAACCGGATCCAACCATTTGCCAAGCGTAAATATTATTATCGTGTAGGGTATTGGGACAACGATTGATAATGTCCCTATAAAGCATACAAAAAATATTCCTAGATAACCATATTGAAGCGCGATTTCTCTTAACCAAGCGTTGATTTGGTCGGAAGACAATAAATCCTGCATAACACTAATCCAATTCAACATTTGGTCATCAGCCAGTAAACCAGCACCTAAATATCTAAGGCATTATATTGCTTAAAAATGTTTTTAGCAGCGCTCAGAAATTTTAAATTCTCTAAAACACACATATATTTTTGGATAGGTTAAGGATGCAGCAGCAAAAAAGTTTGGACGAGTTTTACCGCGTGTTTAAGACTGAAAAACGGGAGGATAACGGAGAGCTAGCGTCAAATTTAGATGAAGAAGCGGAATTTGAGGAAGAGGTTATTCAAGAGCTACCGAAGTATGCTGAAGAAGAAAGGTTCGCGCCGAAAAATCTGCCGCCCTCATACTTGGTCTCAGCCGGCTATGATGGTTCTAGGAGGGTTGCCTACCTAAAGCTCTATGAGCCGGCTTCACAGCGAATATACTTTTGGTACGATAATACGGGCCATAAACCCTATCTGCTAACCAACATTCCAGTAGAGGAGCTTGAGAAGCTTGAGAGGGTTGTTAATCATCCGGGCTTTGATCACTTAGAAAGGGTTGAAAAATATGATGCTTTGTTTGACCGGAAAATCACTGTGACCAGAGTTGTCGCAAAAGACCCGCTTGCTATCGGCGGCAAACCGAAGGGCTGCTTAAGAGAAATAATCCCGGAAGACTACGCGGCCACTTTCGGAAGGTTGAGGGAGGCTAAGGTTTGGGAGGCCACGATTAAATATTATCAATGCTACATTTACGATAGGGGTCTTCAGCCGGGCATGCTCTATAAAATTGAAAACGGTGAACTACATCCATATAGGCATGAGGAGGCTGAAGAAAACATTAAGAAGATAGCTGAGGGTCTGTTAAGGGAGGCTGAAGGCGACCTTATACCGTACATAGAAGATTGGGCTAGGCTTCTTGAGTATCCTGCTACAAAGATGCGTCGCGTGGCCCTTGACATAGAGGTTTATTCGCCTATTGCGACGCGTGTTCCAGATCCGGAAGAGGCTTCTCAGCCGGTAATATGTGCTTCGCTAGTTGATTCAGATGGGCGTAAAAGGGTTTTACTTCTTAAACGCGCTGGCATCGAAGAAGGTGATATGAATCTTCCAAGTGATGTCTCAATAGAATTTTACGCTTCGGAGAGGGATCTAATACAGTCGATCTTTAATGCATTAAACGATTATCCTTTCGTGATAACCTTTAATGGAGACGACTTCGACCTCAATTACCTTTATCATAGAGCGAAGAATCTAGGGTTCTCGAAGAGTGACGTCCCAATAGATAGGAGCCAGAAGACCTGCCTATTGAAGTACGGCGTCCACATTGATCTTTACAGGTTCTTCTTAAACAGGTCGATTCAAATATATGCTTTCGGACAGAAATATCGCAACGCAACCCTAGACGAGATTGCACGAGCTCTGCTAGGTAAATCTAAAATTGAGTTGACGAAGCCCCTATCCGAAATCTCCTACGGCGAGCTCGCAAGGTACTGTCTTAACGATGCTGAAATAACTCTGGAGCTCACTTCCTACAACGATGATCTTGTGATGAAGCTTCTAATGGCATTAACTAGGATAAGCCGAATGCCCATGGAGGACGTGAGCAGGCAGGGCGTTTCAAAGTGGATTCGCAGCTTCATATACTATGAGCACCGTAGGAGAAACATCCTTATCCCAAACAGCGACGACATAGTTAGCGCCAGGGGGACAACGGTGACGAAAGCTATCATTAAAGGTAAGAAGTATATGGGCGCTATAGTTGTTAAGCCGACTCCCGGAGTGCACTTCAACGTAGCCGTAATGGACTTTCAAAGCCTGTATCCATCCATAATTAAGGTTTACAATTTAGGCTATCAAACTGTGAGATGCCCGCATGAGGAATGCAGAGACAATATTGTTCCTGAAACACCCCACTGGATATGTAGAAAACATAGGGCGCTTGAAAGCGCGCTTATAGGCTCACTGAGAGACTTAAGGGTTAAATGGTATAAGCCTAAAGCCAAGGACAAATCCCTTCCAAGCGAGCAGCGAAACTGGTACAATGTGATACAGAGCGCGTTAAAGGTTATTTTAAATGCTTCTTACGGCGTCTTTGGAGCTGAAATATTCGATCTTTATTGTCCACCCGCTGCTGAGGCGACAGCAGCCATAGGGAGAAGCATAATCACTCAAACGATAAATAAGGCTCGTGAACTAGGGATCGAGGTAATATATGGCGACACCGATAGCCTCTTCCTTAAGAACCCGATCTCCGAGCAAATTAAAACTCTGTCCGAGTGGGCTGAAAAGTCTCTGGGAATGGAACTAGATGTCGACAAATATTATCGATATGCTGTTTTAAGCTCGAGGAAAAAGAATTATTTAGGGGTTTTAGAGGACGGGAGCGTGGATGTTAAGGGGCTCACTGGAAAGAAGCGGCATATACCATTATTCATAAAAAGATATTTTGACAAGATTGAGGACATATTAAGCCGCGTTAAAACACCGGCTGAATTCGATGTGGCGAAAAAGGAAATCGAGAAGACGATACGCGAATGCTACATGAAGCTCAAGAACCGCGAGTGGGAAGACATAAACGATTTAGCCTTCGAGGTCGTTTTGGGGAAAGTGCCGGGAGCGTACGATAAAACCACACCTCAGCACGTGAAAGCCGCGCTCATACTTATGGCTAAAGGCGTCGAGATAAAGGCAGGAGACACAATAAGGTTCGTGAAGGTCACTAGGGAACCGTTTGTTAAACCAGTCCAGCTGGCAACGTCGAAGGAGATAGATGTCGACAAATACGTCAGCTACTTGAGGTCAACGTTCGACCAGATTCTAGATGCATTAAACTTGGAGTTCGATGAAATAATAGGGTTAACGAGGCTCGAACAATTTATGTGATGGAGCGAAACCCAGAACGGCGTTTTGCCCTACAATAATGTCTTTTAAATGAGAACGGGGTTGAGGGTTTATGGGTAAGCGTTTAAGGGCTGGAGGATTCGGCATAAAGATAGGAACGACGAAGTCTAGAAAGACCATAAAGTTTTTCTCGCTGGAAAATCATCTAGCTAATGGTGTTTTCAGCCTATCTACTTTTAGATTTATTCCTTTAAAGTCGCATGGCGCTTAATGTGCTCTCTCAATATAGAAAGTATTTACGTTAAGAAACTCTTGAGCCCAATGTAATTATGTGTAGATCTTTCAGAGATACATGAGGCTATTAACAAATATTAATAGCGCGACCCTCGCATAGATCTTTAAATTCCCCTAAAATGGAAGGGGTCTAATGTGGCGGAGCCCATAGGGAGGAAATCTATAAGGAAGACTTTGGAGAGCTTGAAGACCTACGTAAACCTTAAATCTGACCTCTTTAAAGTCGAGGAGAAATGCTTCTACAAGATGCTCGAGGACATTAAGAGAGAGATTGATGAGGAAGATAAGAGTAAAAAGGAGATAGATTTCATAAGCACAGTTCTAGACTACAGCAACAGTGTAAGCGACCTGATTAGAGCTCTACTATTATATATTGAGGCCCTCGAATCCTACATATCTGAACTCGACGAAACATTTGATAGCCTACTAGAGGACGCGAAGAAAACGGCTGAACAGCAGATACAGGAGATAAAACGCGACAAGCCACCATTCTATGGCTGATGCTGATATGGAAGGCGGCTAAAGTCGCGCCGTTTTTAAGCATCATTTTTATCCTTAAACTTTAAATCATTTAGACAGAATAATGTTGGCTAAGCTACGGGGAGAAAAGCATGTTGAAATACAGTAATGTTAAGACCCCGATAATAATAGTGAACTTTAAGACTTATGCAGAAGCCACAGGTGAAAAGGCTGTTAAGCTTTCCGAGATGGCTGAGAAAGCCAGTGTTGAGACAGGCGTATGTATAGGTGTGGCTCCGCAGTTCGTAGACATATCTATAGTTGCGAGAAGGGTTAGCATACCAGTCTTCTCCCAACATATCGATCCAATAGGCTATGGAAGCTTTACCGGACACGTTCTTCCAGAATCAGTAAAAGAAGCCGGCGCTATTGGAACATTGATCAACCATTCTGAAAGAAGGCTTAAACTAGCCGACATAGATGCCGCCATAACGAGGGCGCGTGAGGTTGGTTTAATCTCAGTTGTTTGCAGCAATAACACGCCTGTGAGCGCTTCAGCCGCAGCCCTAAAACCAGACATGATTGCCGTAGAGCCACCGGAGCTCATAGGCACAGGTATACCGGTTTCAAAGGCTAAACCAGAAGTCGTTACGAGCACCGTTAAGGCAGTCAAAAGGATCAACCCTGAAGTCGTAGTCCTATGTGGGGCCGGAATAACCAACGGTGACGACGTCGCCGCAGCGATAAGGCTTGGAACCGAAGGTATCCTCGTGGCCAGCGGCGTAGTGAAGGCTAAAGATCCATATAAGGTTATGATTGATTTTGCGGAGGCCGCGCTTAGAGCTCAGCACTAAAAACTCGAACAATTGTCTCGAGGAGACTTTGGGGCGGGGGATCAAGTGAAGGTTGGGGTCGACTGCGCATTATGCTTATTTCAGAGAGGCTACTTTGAGGTTCTCGAGGCAACAGAGGATCCAGAGTTAAGGTTTAGGGCATTAACCCAGATTTTCGACATGTTAGCTAAAGGTTTTCGACGGGATGCTGTACCAGCGGTTTTAGGCACGATGCGCGAAAGAATAATTAAACGTGTTACGGGCAACCCAGATCCATTTGCGGATAAGAAGCGAATGTGTAACATGGAGGCTATGAAGCTTCTTCCAATGGCTGAGAGAAT
This region includes:
- a CDS encoding MFS transporter, which encodes MGFLKNYPRAYFEILAASFMLMINMSLVSAFLPIFAYELDPSGVMVGLVSSVWFFFRVFLEIPSGVLSDIVGRRILLILGLAASTIGAALCSLANNIYILIAGRTLWGLGTGLFFMSSSAIIFDIFHSGRGTALGTFQSIEFIGSFIGAPIGSFMASITGYRQVFAVSAILGAASFTIAYLSEGLRQVGAKRFESRGKLLSIRKVLPGLRNMGLTSVYIGSFSRMFVWTGIAGTVFPLFLNLHLNVPVEIIGVITSMRTLGIIASTAISGRLSDRIGRKPVIAAGMLIEALSLYTYTNAPASSLIISTISFVEGFGRGMVLTSLMVLLSDLAPQSLRGSAMGVYRTFMDAGGLTGPIFFMVIYEAFGPTAPFVSAAILVLATSALIVAA
- a CDS encoding VTT domain-containing protein, with product MSSDQINAWLREIALQYGYLGIFFVCFIGTLSIVVPIPYTIIIFTLGKWLDPVLLAFSAGIGAALGEFSGYVMGYLGRAVISDERKRKMEYMLKVFNRYGPLAIFAFSLTPLPDDLLFIPLGIMRYSFVKALIPCLAGKILMSFILALGGRLSITFIEMVFGGGENILLTMLVTTVLLALIIVAMFKIDWEKLFPLNGD
- a CDS encoding DNA-directed DNA polymerase I, which codes for MQQQKSLDEFYRVFKTEKREDNGELASNLDEEAEFEEEVIQELPKYAEEERFAPKNLPPSYLVSAGYDGSRRVAYLKLYEPASQRIYFWYDNTGHKPYLLTNIPVEELEKLERVVNHPGFDHLERVEKYDALFDRKITVTRVVAKDPLAIGGKPKGCLREIIPEDYAATFGRLREAKVWEATIKYYQCYIYDRGLQPGMLYKIENGELHPYRHEEAEENIKKIAEGLLREAEGDLIPYIEDWARLLEYPATKMRRVALDIEVYSPIATRVPDPEEASQPVICASLVDSDGRKRVLLLKRAGIEEGDMNLPSDVSIEFYASERDLIQSIFNALNDYPFVITFNGDDFDLNYLYHRAKNLGFSKSDVPIDRSQKTCLLKYGVHIDLYRFFLNRSIQIYAFGQKYRNATLDEIARALLGKSKIELTKPLSEISYGELARYCLNDAEITLELTSYNDDLVMKLLMALTRISRMPMEDVSRQGVSKWIRSFIYYEHRRRNILIPNSDDIVSARGTTVTKAIIKGKKYMGAIVVKPTPGVHFNVAVMDFQSLYPSIIKVYNLGYQTVRCPHEECRDNIVPETPHWICRKHRALESALIGSLRDLRVKWYKPKAKDKSLPSEQRNWYNVIQSALKVILNASYGVFGAEIFDLYCPPAAEATAAIGRSIITQTINKARELGIEVIYGDTDSLFLKNPISEQIKTLSEWAEKSLGMELDVDKYYRYAVLSSRKKNYLGVLEDGSVDVKGLTGKKRHIPLFIKRYFDKIEDILSRVKTPAEFDVAKKEIEKTIRECYMKLKNREWEDINDLAFEVVLGKVPGAYDKTTPQHVKAALILMAKGVEIKAGDTIRFVKVTREPFVKPVQLATSKEIDVDKYVSYLRSTFDQILDALNLEFDEIIGLTRLEQFM
- the tpiA gene encoding triose-phosphate isomerase; translation: MLKYSNVKTPIIIVNFKTYAEATGEKAVKLSEMAEKASVETGVCIGVAPQFVDISIVARRVSIPVFSQHIDPIGYGSFTGHVLPESVKEAGAIGTLINHSERRLKLADIDAAITRAREVGLISVVCSNNTPVSASAAALKPDMIAVEPPELIGTGIPVSKAKPEVVTSTVKAVKRINPEVVVLCGAGITNGDDVAAAIRLGTEGILVASGVVKAKDPYKVMIDFAEAALRAQH